The window ggaactCCGCTGCTGGCAGCCATCCCACAGGATGCCAGCACGGGGGCTTTTCAGCCTGGGAGTCTGGCAGTGCGTTTTGGCTTGGGGACACTTGCCGGCTGTGGGACAAGAGCTGGCCGGGAAGGACCTGTGTGCCACAGCCTGGGCAGTGCCAGGATGGAAGGCTGAGGCTGCTGGTGTTTCCGGGCACTGGCCACCTCCTGTAAACACATCCCGGGACGGGAAGGGGCTGCAGGCGCTCGCCGGCCCCCCCCCGGTGCTTCCCGTCTCTGCAGCGCTGGAGGAATTTGGcctctgtccctgctccagcgGCTCGTGGCCAAGTGGCGTCCGGCCTCGACCCGGCTGTGCCGTGCCGGGATGAGCCCTCCAGCACCCCGGCTCCCCGCAGCCctgggcagtggggggctgtggggcggggggggcggtgtGGGGCGTGTCTGGGCCTGTGTGTGTGCCGGGGCACCTGCGCCAGGGTCATGCCATGGATGTGCCCACAcgctgggctgggggcatgtgtgtgcacactgGAGTGTGGGTGTACCTGCATGCGTGTAGGGGTTATATAGCGTGTGTGTGCTGGGAGATGTGTTTGCCTGCATGTATGTAGGGGTTATGGAGTGTGCATGCATGCGTGTGCCAGGACATGTGTGACAACATGTGTACAGGGGTCACTGCGTGCCTGCCTGCATGCACACTGGGCTGTGGgtgttctctgtgtgtgtacaggGGTTACAGAGGGAGGGAGCGTGCACGTGTGCGCATGCTGGGACATGTGTGTGCCAATGTGTGTACAGGTAGcgaaaggggggggggggtgtgcacTCAGGGATGTGTGTATGCAGGGTGGTGTGGGAGCTTGGGCCACAGGGCACAGCAGTGGGTGCCAGTGCAGGGTGTTACCATGTGTGGGCAGGGCCAGTGTGGGCAGCAGATGGGCTCCGGCCAGCGCTGCCCCAGCCACACGCCACCCCTACAGCCACCTGGGTGCTGCGATTCCTCCAGGGCAGTGATCTGGGGGGCAGAGCCCCAGGGCCACCATGGTGGGTGCCAGGCATGGGGCCACTGGCTCCTCTGCAGGGGGAGGCCGGCCCGGAGCCAGGGATCCCCGTTTGCACACCTTGGGGGGGGTCCTtgcagggggcagcagggctggcacacCCGGGGACCCCGGCAGTGCCTGTGTTTGTGGGTTGGCAGCTGGCTtggtgtggggctggcaggggtgtgtggcagggctgccagccaTGGTGGGCAGTGCCATAGTGGGCCGTGGGGTCCCCTCTGCCCAGTGGGATGGGGTACATACAGGGGgtgtcccagccctgctggtATGGGTCAGAAGGGGCTGGCTcggggctgcagccctggcggTGGCAGGCAACTCctaccagccctgctgctgtggcatgATGCCGACGCCAGACCATGGAGTACGTGTACAGCTGCAGGTAGCAGCTCCCCTTCCCTGGCCGCTGCCgcctcctcatcctcctcctggCTCAGCAGGCCTGGggcccagggcagagctgggcagagtggctgggaagggTGGCTGAGGCGcccacagctgggctgggggggctgcctccccccagcacaCCATGGCATCCCTGACATGGCCCCACCAACCCCTCTTATGCCCTCTGACACGATGCCTGCCCCTGTCCAGGATGCCACAGCTCAGCCCACTGAGCATCGCCCCCTCTGCTGACACTGCTGCCATTCTCTTGCAGGGAGCCCCCAGACCGGAGACCCTCCCCAGCCTCACTCCTTGGGGACCACCCAGgaccgcagcccccggccctgccgcaGCCTGCTGGTGGCCCTCGGCAGAGACCACTCATCCCACGGCATGGCCCCAAGCTCATGCCACGCCATGGACCCCGGCTCTCCCCCCGACACGGTGCCCGCCTGGCCCCCCGGCACAGACTGCTTATCCCACGGCAGCACCCAAAGCTCATCCCCCGGCACGGAGCCTGCCTGTCCCCCCGGCATGGCCATCGTCCTGTCCTGCGGCACAGCCCACGGCACGGCCCCCAGCACCCACGGGGCCGCCGGCACGCCTCGGGGCGGCTGCAGCACGCACAGCTGCTGCGGGtgggctgtgtgctgggcacCTGCCAGGTGCAGAACCTGAGCCACCGCCTCTGGCAGCTGATGGGCCAGTCGGGCCGCCAAGACTCGTCCCCCATGAACCCCAACAGCCCCCACAGCTA of the Falco cherrug isolate bFalChe1 chromosome 5, bFalChe1.pri, whole genome shotgun sequence genome contains:
- the ADM2 gene encoding protein ADM2, encoding MRAPAPVALGCISLVLCLLELPACLPLPDGRSPKRREPPDRRPSPASLLGDHPGPQPPALPQPAGGPRQRPLIPRHGPKLMPRHGPRLSPRHGARLAPRHRLLIPRQHPKLIPRHGACLSPRHGHRPVLRHSPRHGPQHPRGRRHASGRLQHAQLLRVGCVLGTCQVQNLSHRLWQLMGQSGRQDSSPMNPNSPHSYG